GTAAAACAATCTCCTCAGTATATTCGTCCTATTAATAGTAAATATAGTTTAAAAGAAAATCAACCTGTAAGTTTTGCAGACGGGTTTCCTTTTTTATTAACAAATACTGCCTCTTTAGCTGAACTAAACCATCAATTAAAAGTAAAATATCCTCAAGATAACTTGCAAATTCCCATGAAAAATTTTCGCCCTAATATTGTTATTGATACCGATACTCCCTTCATTGAAGATACGTGGGAAGAAATTGAAATTAATTTGATTAAATTTAAGTTAGTTAAACCTTGCAGTCGTTGCATAATCATTACTACACATCAAAAAACGGGAGCAAGAAACCCTTATAAAGAGCCATTATTAACTCTTGGTAATTTTCGAAAAACTCAAGATGGAATTATGTTTGGTCAAAATATGATAGCCTTGTCAGAGGGTGTTATTCACGTTTCATCGCATCAAACTATAAAACACGAAAAATAAAGGCTCTTCTACAGTGGTTATGATAAATTAAGAGAAACAGGACTTCCATAACCTTTATTGAATAGTATTTATAGTAAAACAAAAACTAAAAGTTTATAAATTATTATTTAATAATCTCCTATTGCCTATTGCCTCTTGCCTCTTGCCTACCCTAACTAATGATTTACACGACGAGAAGTGATAGAGCCAAAATAAATAGATATTTAAGATTCTTCTACAGTAATTATAGCAAACTATGAAAAATAACTTATATAAATCGTGCTGTACAGGAGTTATGGTAAAACAAAAGTTAAAAGTTTATTAATTATTATTAAATAATTTCCTTTTCCCCTTTTCCTCTTTTAAGGAGAGATATAGAGGGGTTTCCTACTACCTAAACCAATAATTTACATAGTCACGGTGAGAAAGCCATATTTAATTACTCTAAAAATAGATTCAAAAAGATGTGTTGCCCATGCCTAAACGAGTTTTTATTCCCGTGCCACAATAATTTGAATAATTCATTAAAAGATTAACTACATTAATCAATAAAGTGTCAACTTTTAAAGGTATTTTGAGTTTAACTTCTCCGATAAAACCTGTCTTTTTTTGCTGACCAATATATTGTTGGCGACTATATAGTTTATAATAATTAAAATAGATGTTTTCTGATAAATATTGCGTTAATTCATCTCCTCCTAAATAAATATTACAAAAATAATTCCATTTATCTAACCAGCTACGAAACATTAAACTAGGAATCGGTAAAGGTAAATTAATTTTTCCTTGTGCAAAAGCAGTAGGAGTCAAAAAATTAATAGTATATTCTCTTATACTATGAGGATCATTTGCTACTAATTTACTATATATTTCTTCATAAGAAGTAATTTTATTTTCTCTATTAATTACATCTAATTGAATGCCTAAAAAGTCTAAGGAAGAATTAAATTTTAAGTTTTGGATAGCATTGCTGGCATTAAATTCTAATCCTGACAATGAAAGATAATATTTTTCATCAGGGAATAAAATATAAAAGTTTCCTTCTTTTTTACAATTACCAATTATGCCAGAAAAAGTAATTTCAGGGATAGGATTATTTATAAAATCTAAGGACATTTTTTGATACAAATTTTTAATTAAAAAAACTGTATAACTACAAGGCAAAAGAGTTATTTCATTTACTGTTAATGTCCATGTTGACTTAATTAGCATTGATAATTTTCACTGAATTATTTTATTATATTTTGCTTTCATCTCCAGCCCTTTTTCTACAGGGTTAGGGAAGTTTTTTACTATCAACTATTCATCATTCACTAAGTGCTTTTACTCTTGACTACCTTAATCAAAACACTTTTTAAATATTTCCTAATTAATAATATTTAACTTTGTCCAACCCGGCACATAACGAATGTGACTATCTCGATTAAGAATGGTGCGGCGGGATTTTGGGGCTTGAAAATTAGGAGCTTTTAACCCACAAGTGTCTCTTATTTGCTCTCTTAAATCGTCATTTATCAACCAGTTAATGGTAGTGCCTCCCATACTTGTACCCCATCCCAATCTTAACTGATAGGGGCATTTTTCCTCTTCATAAAAATCTCTAATTGACTCAAAATCTAAATTTTTTCCTTTATCTTTATTATCATTAATATTATTCCAATAATCATATTCCCCATCCCATTGAATTTGACTGAATTCTTGACAGATATTAACTAATTCTTCAATACTATTAAAAGGCAATTTCATACCTTGATTATGATTAAACCAAGATAGCATTTCTACATCTAAAGTAATGGTAAATTCACAGCGTACATTAAAAATCATTTCTGTATATAAAGAGGCTTTATATTTAGCATTATAATCATGAAAATGACTAGAAACAATTACTTCAGTAACAACGGGAATATTATAAGTTTTTCGTTTTCCTGTTTTTTTATTGGGTACAGTTTGGGCTAACAAGGGGGTAGAATCACTAATATCTAAAGCTCTTAAAAAGTCAGTATAAGGACCTATTCTTGGTTGATATTTTTTATCTTTATATCCTAGGCTAAAATCTTCAAATAAATCACTCATAAATAGTCTATCATCGGCAAATTTTGCTCTTCTTCTTAATTCCCCATTATTAATTTTTTGTCTTAATTGTGCTTCTATTTGACTAATTCTCTTTGGGGTATTATATTCTTCTCTATGTTTAAGTAGGAAAAATGCGATCGCACTTCTCATTGCTCCTTTTATGCTACTACCGGGTATATAAGGCTCACCAAAACCATTACGAATCATGGGGCGTAAGTCAGAGATTTTACCATTTACCCATTTACGACTGATACCAATAGCAGGAAAAACTTGATTATCGTAACTATCTGTTAAATTCTGCCAGTTTTCGTCAATACTGTCTAAAAGATATTTAATATCTTCTTTATCCTCAATTTTTTGAATATATTGCTGTAACTTGCCCCTCTCCAATAAAACCCGTGCTAAGGCTTCCTGATTAGGCAAATAAACCTTACCACCAGCTTGTATATATTCATAAGGATTAAGTTGAGATACAGCACCTCCAATTCTCAAAATAGGGCTAGTTAAACGTATCTTAGCAGTTTGATAATTCTTGGTGAAGGTGAGAGGTTGTAAAGTTGTGGTATTCATGATTATTCAGAGATAGAAGTTAATTGGACTTGAATGGGCAAAGAAAGACTAATACCACTGCGATAAACTTTATGAACTTTTTTGAAATCGCTAGGGGTGACATCTGCTAATTCCCCTTGAGGGATAGTGGAAAATACTGAACCTTCTGTAAACATTCGTACCATCTTCCGTCTTAGTTGTCGCCCTGAAAAAGGTGAGCCTATCCATCCTCCTCTTTCTTGAATTTCATAGTAGCTTTTATCGATAATTTCTGAAGAAATAGAAGAATTCCAAAATAGACTAATTAAACTGTATAAATCTCCCTGATTAAAGTTAATAACATCTTGCCATTGGGGAGGCAATTCTAACCATTCGGGGGTAAATCTTCCCGCACCACTGGATTTTTCTCCACCGATACCCTCTTCTGCCAAAAGGTGTAAAGCGGCGCATATTTTTATTTCTAATTCTTTTGTATTTTCAGCAAAATTAATCAGAAAATATAATCCAGAATATTCCTTTTCATCTTGGTAATTGTACTGTACAAAACCCGTGTGATAAAAATTGGTGCTACTATCATTTCTATCGATTGCTACCTTGGGATTTTTCTTAATTTCAAAATTATTTTGATAATCAAATACCCCTTGTTGTGCTAAGTAATTATGACTATTATTTTTTCCTTGAGTTTTACTTGTTAATTCTTCTATATCATCTTGAGTAAAATCTGCTTTTTGATACCATTTTTGCCAGATTGTCAAGGGTAAATGTTTAAGTTTTTTGTAGGTTTTAGTAAAAGCTAAATCGTCCTTAATGGGATAGTTTTTAGGAAATAATAAAGGTTTGGGTAGATAGTAAGTAAATTTATCTTGATTACGATGATAAATAAAAGTAGAACTATGGCGAAATAAATGAGGATTTTGATTAATTTGGTTCAATAAATCTTCAACTTCTTTTTTGCCAAATAAACGAGCGTAGGAGGTAATTAAAGCACTAAATAAAGTATCCGATTTGACTCTTTCTTGGGTTTCTTCTAAACCTATACCAACTTCGCCGAAATGAGCTAAATTTTTAGTAAAATTAAGATGAATTAGTTTCCAATTAGACATGATTTATTTGTAAAATTTTTCTCTCAAGCAGGAAAAATGTTTAAGTTGAGTTACTTTTCTATTTATTTGCACTTTTGTCAGATTAAAAACCTAATGATATAGGTATTTTTTGCGTAATTTTGTAAAAAACTTCATAGCAAAAAGGCTCAATAAATTAAGCTACTACAAGCTAATTTTGTTTCGGATTTAACAATCCTTTTACATCTTGAAATCTCTCTAATAAATTATCTGTATTATCAATATTATCCAGAAGAAATTTATCCTCTTGTTTCTTTGTAATAGCTTGACGATAAAAGTCAAGAGTGCGATATTTTATGTTAAAGTTAGTAAAGTTTATTTTGCCATATCCCCTTGAACCATGCCCCCCTAGGGCATCATCTTCCAGAATTTTAAGTGCGATCGCAATATTCTCTAAGTCTTTTTCTACCTGAGTTTCATCCTCTACCGTATAAACAATTTCAAACTCAAATACAGAACCTGCGGGAATACGCTCCACTTGACGGGGATTGGCGGCGGAAGTGACTCGATCGATGCCATTTTCAAATTTCCACTCGGTCATATATAAGCCCGTGTCAATATTTTGCAGACGTTGAGCCGAATCGGCTTTTAAATGAGCATCTCGGACAATTAATCTAGCACTGTAGTTGCGCCCCTTGATTTTGGCATACTCTTTCCCTTCAATGGTTTTTGTCTGTTTATAATCGAGTTGTTGACTATCGGCAACAGTCTTTTCTATCCAACAATCTTTGCCCGTTGAACCAAAAACCCGACTTAATTCACAGTGTTTTGCTCCTTCAAACTTTACTAAATTACCTTGCACATCACTATAACCATCTTCTGTATCATCACTTTCGTAGCGATAGGTACCACTACCACCGGAGCGATTTAGGGGTTTATTTAGCATTCTCTCTAAAAGTGAGCGTAATTTACCTTTCATGGATGAACCGGGTAAATATGGTTGTAGGGTTATCGGATCTCGAATAACAGATTTATCTAAGCCTCCTATGTCAAGATTTTCAGCACCACCACCAATATGTAAACCAGTTTTAACAAGAATGTCACTTTTAATGATAATTTTACCTAATAAATTTCTTTGGGGCTTGTCGATAACTTGTGCCATGATTTATTTTCCTCCTGCGGCTTTATGATAGGCAATAATAGATTCGATGAATTGAACTAAACGCTCGAAATCATCTAATGATTGAACTTTATCGATGACTTGTGCCATAACCTCACTCAAAGGTTTAGCGGCATCCACTCTAGCGGCGGCGTAGGCTAATTTGGGTTTTAGTAAGACAATTTCGGGTTCAACTAATCGAAATAATTGGGCTTTATCCTCATTTTCTCCTGCTTGAGTTAGTTTAACTTTAAGACGATTTATTGCGTCTAAAAACTTACGAATTTGGTTGGTTTCTAACCGTTGATTTTTTAAATATCTACCAAATTCTTCCGAATGTTTAACTAAATCTCGGATGGGATATTCTTTAAATGTTTCTGTGTTTTTTAAACTATTTAAAATTGTCTGAGTGCTTGTCATATTTGTCTGTTTTTGACCCTCACTTTTATTCTGACTATTATTATTTTTGTTAGAATTTTGCGTTTTTTGAGTTATATTACCCCGATTTGGTGGTTGGTTTAACCTTGGTTTATCCATTATTTATTTTTTTATCAAAGACCAATATATTTCTAAATTTAATCCAATAGTAAAAACAATCGAATCGTTAATTCAATTATCTGGTATTGGTATTTTTTTATATATTTTTTTATTAATTAATTTGGACATTATTTTCCCCCTTTTTATGATGAACGATTTAATAATTCTAACCAAATTGCGATCGCACGGTAATAACGGGAATTATAAGGGCTTTTTAAAGAAGTTTTAATAGGTTCAAATTGAGGATGATTTATAACCTCATTAGGTAATCTAGTCAAGGTATAAGCTATTTTTGGTAAGTGTAAAAAATATTTTAAATCATCTATTTCCTCTTTATAAATAAGACCTGTTTTTCTTTTTTGTGCTTCTTTAATTTTTTGTTCTTGTATTTTAGCCGTTGCCAATAAATTCTGAATAAAATTACGAGAATAACTATTATTTATTTTCTGTAAACTATCCACAATAGGTTTAACACCAAACAAACTTAAATAAACATCACCCCCTAAATATTCTCTTAAATTATCTAATCTTTCTAACTGATTAACATGAATATCTTTTTTACCTAGCCATTCTTCCCACTTAAAAACTTCCCCAAATAAACCCAAACTATCACGGCCATTTCCCTTAGCTTTTTCTTCCGCTTCTCCTGATTCATTTGCTGATTGATAAAGAGGATATTTCGCCCCAGCAAAACTAATTCCCGCCGATAAAGTAACGCTAGGATTATAACCAGTATATTTCCGAAAAGATTGATAAATTTCAAAAGCAAAATCTATAACTTCATTCCAAACGCCACTGATAAATAAATCATCTCCCCCAGCGTAGATAAATAACAAATTATAATTTTTTTCTGTTGCTAAAGTATTAAGATAAACTTTAAAAAAATAGGTCATTTGACGGGATAAACTAGCCAAACGAGGTAAATTTAATTTCTCACCTAACCCTTGAGCAAAAATCTTGCCTAAGTTATCAACATCCATGCGTAAATAAGCAACTCGCCCAATTTTTCCTGAATTTTCTGCGATTTTCACCATTTCGCCCGCAGACATGAAACCCGATTCATTTTCTAATTCTGTTTTTTTGCCGTAATTACCTAGTAAAATAGGCTCAATTTTTTCATTTTTATAATTACTTAAATCCCAATTGTTAATTAAAAAAATTGTCTCTGCATTAACGAGAGATAAAGCCTTATTAATATTTTCATAGAGATAGTATTCATAACCGGGTAAAACAATTTTATTTACCCTTTCAGTGCGATCAAAACCTTTATTCTTTGCTCTTTTTGCTCGAACAATAGCCTTAATTTTAAATAGACGACTACCTAAATCAAACATGGTGCGACACACCCAACAAGCAGAGGAAGAATAAGCATCATGAGGATTTAAAGGCTTCAACTTGAGTTGGTCATCTCGATGGCAAACTTGACAAGATTCATAACTAGGTTGGGGTGTTAAAAAATCTCTAATTTGATTACTAAATTTTTGCTGTTTTTGTTTTCCTAATTTTTTGGGAATTTTTTGCCAATATTCAGACAATTTATCATTGCTTAAACTATCCACTGGTAAAGTTACATAGTCTAAAGCAAGAAACATTTTTCCTTGATAGCTTTTACTAAACCAATCATTAAAACGAGCTTTAATAATATTAGTTATTCGTTTATTTTCTTCATGATTATTATTGGTTAGAATATACAAATTTCCTCCTCCTGCATAAATAACATTAGTAAGAGGTAAATTCAATTCTGTTAATAATTGTTGAGTGATTTCCGTTGTCACTAATTCAAGGAAAAAACTTCTAGCTCGTAAAGATTTTAAAGCACCATCAGCAGAAATTGTATAGATAAATTTTTGAATTCCTGATAAATCTCCTCCAATCAAACCAATACTATCGGCGGAGGGATTATTTTTTAGACTAACGGCTATCATGACGATAGATTTCACAAAATCACTATAAGCAATGTCATTGTCTCCATAACTAACATAAGAGCCTATTTTTTCTAAACAGAGATTCAATAAAGACAAATTATTTAAATCTTCCTCATTCAAGTTACCAATTATTTCTTTTACTTGTTTTTTAAAATTGCTAATGTCGGGAATTTCTAATGCGGGTAATTCTAAAATGGGGGATTCGTTTTTAATGATAGAAGGCGGTAAATAATGGACATTTTCTTGTCGCTTATAACCTTGAAGATGAATGGAGTCAAAAAGTAAATTCAAGGGTTTAAATTCTGATTCATTTTGCCATGACATCACTTCTTTTGCCCGAATAATTGCTTGATGTTGCATTAATGGCAGTGAGGGAAAATCCAACTCCAACCACTGGGCTAGTTTCTTTATTCCTTCTTGCAAAACAGAAAGGGCGATTGAATGACTTGTTACTTCTTTATTTTCCATTAATTCTTGTTGTGTGTAAAAAAAAATAGGATGTGATTTTTAAGAAGTTATTTAATGTTGGCTATCATCTTCAGGGTTAAGAAAACTCAAGAATACTACTTGAATATTAAAATAGTTGGATTAAATTTCAATATAAATGTAATATTTCTTAAAAGAAACTGAGTTAGATGTAAGAATGGGGCTTTCTAAGAGGCTTCTAGTTTTTTTGGGAATAAGGGAAAGGGAAAAGGGGGGATGAGGTGATGATGGGAAGGAGAGAAAAAGGCTATTGTTAAGGTTAAGGAGAGCATATGCACTCCCTATTGATTATTTTTTTGGTAAGTTGGATGCAAATACTTTGAGGTTAAACCATAGTTTCGGGTTATATTCTGGTAGCCATGATTCTTGAGAGGCTAACCATTGGGGAAACCAAGGGCTAAATAAAAAGTTTTTGAACGCATCAATAGTAAAGTTAAAATAAGAGCCTAACCATTTAAAAATATCTTTATTTCCTGCCATTTGCCAAATCCACAGGAGAAGGGGAGGATTCTGACTAGCCGCTTTTAGTGCTAATCTGTTAAAAGTTAGCCAATCTGTGCGATCCTTAATAAAGGTATCTGCTGTTTCAGGCTCCGAGGCAAGTAAACCAAAGAATGTATTTAACATAGAGTTAATTCTTTGAGGTGGCAAGGTTTTATGGGTAGGCACCATCATCCCTTTGGAAAACATCCAAGTAACGGCTATATTGCTTTGATATGCCTGAATTTGATTCAATGATTCTCCATCTAGCAGGTTATATTTTAAGGCTATGTCTAAAAGATTGGTTAATTTGCCTAAATTTCGCACTAATGAGCCAAATCCTGTAAAAATCAAGGGAGACTGCACTGATGCTGCATCTCCAATACATAAAATGCGATCGCATCCTATTTTTCGATCATCTTTAGAAACGGTGAAGCGCCCCGGAATGTAACCGAAAGTAGGTTTTTTCCAAGTTAATTTATCCAGATCACAACGACGATATTCTGGTAAAATCGAGAAGAAATCCTCATACATTTCTAGTAATGAGCCGGGGTTATCAGGATGGACTTGATGATAGTGGAATAAATAAATTGTTACCTCCTTACCTTCGGCGGGGAATAATTCCCAAATCAACTGTCTTCCTCTTGAAATATCCCCATGAGAAAATAAAACATCCCCATAGTCAAAATCCCACACTTCAGGCTCAAATCCTTCAACAATAGCACCAACAGTAGGGCAAACACTATCAAAAGTCTTATCTCCTGCCAATTGCCAAGCAATAGGGGAAGCAGTGCCCATGGCATCAATTAATAATCTTCCCGTGGCTTCTTTTTCCTCTCCTGTTGGGGAATAAGTCGTATTTACTGTGACTAAATCTTTGCCAATAGTGACTCGATTAAACTCCGTCTCTTCCCAAATATCCGCCCCATATTGCTTTAATTTTTGTCCACATAAAGTTAACAACCTGCTGGTATCAATGGCAATATTTAAAACCTTGGGAGTATGCAAAACTTTAGCTTTTAAATTACTAGGATTATGGGCATCAAAAAACTTACTAAAACCGTCTTTATATTCAGCCGCAATAATTGATTCAAATTCTTTTTTTGTAAATAAACCATTATCGATTAAAACTTGAAACTCTTCCCGTGAAATATTCCACTCTCGGTTCATTCTGCCAAATTTTAAGCGTTCAATTAATAAAACGTGGTAGCCTAGTTTCGCCATTAAAGCGGCATGAATTGCACCTAAAGCACCTCCTACATAGATTAAATCATAATCTGCTTTACCTGTAGTTTTATCTTTAAAGATAACTTGTTTAGGAGTTAAATTAATATTTTTATCTTTATTTTTAACACTTTCACGCCAATTTTTTTCCCACCAATAAGCCCGTTTTAAATCATATTCTCCTTGGGGCATTTTTTGAAAATATTTAACAGTTTTAGGGTAGTAAGATTCAAGAGCTGAAAAGATGTTATTTTGATTTAAGTCAATGTCGGGTAAGGAGGGATAATAAGGAGGAAATTGAGCCTTAATTGCTTTTTCAAATTCTTTTTTGATTTTATTTTCTGCTAATACTTGTTTTTCTCCCCAACGAAAGATTTTTAAATATGTAGTTCTCTGTAATCCCCAAACAAAAATTGATAAGTGATGATTGTCAGCTAATTCTAAGCGGATACCATCAGAAGTGTTAACTTTTTTACCCACACTGGGTTGCCAAGTATTATGCAACCACTGACAAACTATATTAGGATTGGGTTGAGAGACTTCTATATATAAAATTTCTGTAACTTTCATTGCTAAGAGATATTTTAATTAATATTTATCAAGATTTTATGATTATTAATTAATTATCTCTAATTGATGGTGTTTTTTGCTATTCGTTAACTACTCCTCAAACTTTTGGGTTGTGTTAGGCACAGTGAAAAGAGAAAAGTTGATGTAGGAAAAGGCAAAGGGTAAAAATTGAAATAAATGCGTTTTAGCTTACTTCCATCATTTAATTTTTTTCCACACGATTCAAATAACTGTCATAGGTATTTTGTAATAACATTGCCACTGTCATGGGTCCCACGCCTCCGGGTACAGGAGTAATATAACTTGCTACTTCTTTAACTTGCTCATAGGCAACATCACCCACTAAATATCCTTTTCCGTCTTCGGTTTCTAAGCGATTAATTCCCACATCAATTACTACCGCAGAGGGTTTAACCATATCGGCGGTAATCATTTCTGGCTTTCCAACGGCGGCAATTAAAATATCGGCTTCACGGGTGACGGCGGCTAGATTTTCTGTGCGAGAATGGGCAATAGTAACCGTAGCGTTTTTTTCTAATAGCATCAAAGCAAGAGGTTTACCAACTAATATGCTTCTACCAACCACAACGGCTTTTTTTCCTTCTAAATCAATATTATTATCCGCTAAGATTTCCATAACTCCTGCGGGAGTGCAACTTCTTAAACCTTTTTCTCCTCTTACTAATTTCCCTAAATTCTCTGGATGTAAGCCGTCTGCATCTTTTTCTGGGGCGATTTTATGAAGTAAGCCAACCGCATCAAATTTTTCTGGTAAGGGTAATTGTACCAATATACCATCTACATTGCGATCGCAGTTTAATTCTTCAATGACATTTTCTAATTCTTTTTGAGACACCGTATCAGGAAAGTGTTTGCCGAAAGATTCCATACCTATTTTCTGACAGGCTTTTTCCTTGTTTCTCACATAAACTGCACTAGCAGGATTATCTCCCACCATCAAAACAGCTAATCCGGGGCGTCTATTTTTTATTGCTACTTGTTTTTCAATGTCAGCTTGTAAACGGGATTGAATTTTTTTTGCTAAGTTTTTACCGTCTAAAATTTGAGCTACCATATCGTGATCAATATTATATTTACTAAATCAAATATACTTGAAAATATATAGTCATTCTACTTTTTTATTTCACCTGACACCTTTTCCCTTTTTCAACTAGCAATTTATCACGACGAGAAGTAATAGAGCCAGTTTTTAAAAGTGTCTCAAAGTTAATTGAAGTAACTATAAAATTTGGTCTTTTATTATTGAAAAATCCTCTGTTGCTTATCCAAACTAACTAATAGCGATGTCTATTAATTGATTAATATCTTTAACAGTATAAATTTTTGTTGTCAATTTTTGTTCTAATTCTTCAATCGTCATATCATCCAAGAAT
This is a stretch of genomic DNA from Cyanobacterium aponinum PCC 10605. It encodes these proteins:
- the csm5 gene encoding type III-A CRISPR-associated RAMP protein Csm5 translates to MNTTTLQPLTFTKNYQTAKIRLTSPILRIGGAVSQLNPYEYIQAGGKVYLPNQEALARVLLERGKLQQYIQKIEDKEDIKYLLDSIDENWQNLTDSYDNQVFPAIGISRKWVNGKISDLRPMIRNGFGEPYIPGSSIKGAMRSAIAFFLLKHREEYNTPKRISQIEAQLRQKINNGELRRRAKFADDRLFMSDLFEDFSLGYKDKKYQPRIGPYTDFLRALDISDSTPLLAQTVPNKKTGKRKTYNIPVVTEVIVSSHFHDYNAKYKASLYTEMIFNVRCEFTITLDVEMLSWFNHNQGMKLPFNSIEELVNICQEFSQIQWDGEYDYWNNINDNKDKGKNLDFESIRDFYEEEKCPYQLRLGWGTSMGGTTINWLINDDLREQIRDTCGLKAPNFQAPKSRRTILNRDSHIRYVPGWTKLNIIN
- the cas10 gene encoding type III-A CRISPR-associated protein Cas10/Csm1, producing the protein MENKEVTSHSIALSVLQEGIKKLAQWLELDFPSLPLMQHQAIIRAKEVMSWQNESEFKPLNLLFDSIHLQGYKRQENVHYLPPSIIKNESPILELPALEIPDISNFKKQVKEIIGNLNEEDLNNLSLLNLCLEKIGSYVSYGDNDIAYSDFVKSIVMIAVSLKNNPSADSIGLIGGDLSGIQKFIYTISADGALKSLRARSFFLELVTTEITQQLLTELNLPLTNVIYAGGGNLYILTNNNHEENKRITNIIKARFNDWFSKSYQGKMFLALDYVTLPVDSLSNDKLSEYWQKIPKKLGKQKQQKFSNQIRDFLTPQPSYESCQVCHRDDQLKLKPLNPHDAYSSSACWVCRTMFDLGSRLFKIKAIVRAKRAKNKGFDRTERVNKIVLPGYEYYLYENINKALSLVNAETIFLINNWDLSNYKNEKIEPILLGNYGKKTELENESGFMSAGEMVKIAENSGKIGRVAYLRMDVDNLGKIFAQGLGEKLNLPRLASLSRQMTYFFKVYLNTLATEKNYNLLFIYAGGDDLFISGVWNEVIDFAFEIYQSFRKYTGYNPSVTLSAGISFAGAKYPLYQSANESGEAEEKAKGNGRDSLGLFGEVFKWEEWLGKKDIHVNQLERLDNLREYLGGDVYLSLFGVKPIVDSLQKINNSYSRNFIQNLLATAKIQEQKIKEAQKRKTGLIYKEEIDDLKYFLHLPKIAYTLTRLPNEVINHPQFEPIKTSLKSPYNSRYYRAIAIWLELLNRSS
- the csm3 gene encoding type III-A CRISPR-associated RAMP protein Csm3, which codes for MAQVIDKPQRNLLGKIIIKSDILVKTGLHIGGGAENLDIGGLDKSVIRDPITLQPYLPGSSMKGKLRSLLERMLNKPLNRSGGSGTYRYESDDTEDGYSDVQGNLVKFEGAKHCELSRVFGSTGKDCWIEKTVADSQQLDYKQTKTIEGKEYAKIKGRNYSARLIVRDAHLKADSAQRLQNIDTGLYMTEWKFENGIDRVTSAANPRQVERIPAGSVFEFEIVYTVEDETQVEKDLENIAIALKILEDDALGGHGSRGYGKINFTNFNIKYRTLDFYRQAITKKQEDKFLLDNIDNTDNLLERFQDVKGLLNPKQN
- the cas6 gene encoding CRISPR system precrRNA processing endoribonuclease RAMP protein Cas6, which codes for MLIKSTWTLTVNEITLLPCSYTVFLIKNLYQKMSLDFINNPIPEITFSGIIGNCKKEGNFYILFPDEKYYLSLSGLEFNASNAIQNLKFNSSLDFLGIQLDVINRENKITSYEEIYSKLVANDPHSIREYTINFLTPTAFAQGKINLPLPIPSLMFRSWLDKWNYFCNIYLGGDELTQYLSENIYFNYYKLYSRQQYIGQQKKTGFIGEVKLKIPLKVDTLLINVVNLLMNYSNYCGTGIKTRLGMGNTSF
- the csm4 gene encoding type III-A CRISPR-associated RAMP protein Csm4, whose amino-acid sequence is MSNWKLIHLNFTKNLAHFGEVGIGLEETQERVKSDTLFSALITSYARLFGKKEVEDLLNQINQNPHLFRHSSTFIYHRNQDKFTYYLPKPLLFPKNYPIKDDLAFTKTYKKLKHLPLTIWQKWYQKADFTQDDIEELTSKTQGKNNSHNYLAQQGVFDYQNNFEIKKNPKVAIDRNDSSTNFYHTGFVQYNYQDEKEYSGLYFLINFAENTKELEIKICAALHLLAEEGIGGEKSSGAGRFTPEWLELPPQWQDVINFNQGDLYSLISLFWNSSISSEIIDKSYYEIQERGGWIGSPFSGRQLRRKMVRMFTEGSVFSTIPQGELADVTPSDFKKVHKVYRSGISLSLPIQVQLTSISE
- a CDS encoding NAD(P)/FAD-dependent oxidoreductase; this translates as MKVTEILYIEVSQPNPNIVCQWLHNTWQPSVGKKVNTSDGIRLELADNHHLSIFVWGLQRTTYLKIFRWGEKQVLAENKIKKEFEKAIKAQFPPYYPSLPDIDLNQNNIFSALESYYPKTVKYFQKMPQGEYDLKRAYWWEKNWRESVKNKDKNINLTPKQVIFKDKTTGKADYDLIYVGGALGAIHAALMAKLGYHVLLIERLKFGRMNREWNISREEFQVLIDNGLFTKKEFESIIAAEYKDGFSKFFDAHNPSNLKAKVLHTPKVLNIAIDTSRLLTLCGQKLKQYGADIWEETEFNRVTIGKDLVTVNTTYSPTGEEKEATGRLLIDAMGTASPIAWQLAGDKTFDSVCPTVGAIVEGFEPEVWDFDYGDVLFSHGDISRGRQLIWELFPAEGKEVTIYLFHYHQVHPDNPGSLLEMYEDFFSILPEYRRCDLDKLTWKKPTFGYIPGRFTVSKDDRKIGCDRILCIGDAASVQSPLIFTGFGSLVRNLGKLTNLLDIALKYNLLDGESLNQIQAYQSNIAVTWMFSKGMMVPTHKTLPPQRINSMLNTFFGLLASEPETADTFIKDRTDWLTFNRLALKAASQNPPLLLWIWQMAGNKDIFKWLGSYFNFTIDAFKNFLFSPWFPQWLASQESWLPEYNPKLWFNLKVFASNLPKK
- a CDS encoding MOSC domain-containing protein; this encodes MNNLKIVNLYIYPIKSCQGIEVKSAQVTAKGLCLINNSCNCTVGDRTFMLVNEQGKFLTQREYPQLATIKVDISDNNLILSSENNDISPFELTILEENISRKVTVWRDETIGIDQGEEVAKWFKNALKLNTNCYLVKQSPQYIRPINSKYSLKENQPVSFADGFPFLLTNTASLAELNHQLKVKYPQDNLQIPMKNFRPNIVIDTDTPFIEDTWEEIEINLIKFKLVKPCSRCIIITTHQKTGARNPYKEPLLTLGNFRKTQDGIMFGQNMIALSEGVIHVSSHQTIKHEK
- the csm2 gene encoding type III-A CRISPR-associated protein Csm2, translated to MDKPRLNQPPNRGNITQKTQNSNKNNNSQNKSEGQKQTNMTSTQTILNSLKNTETFKEYPIRDLVKHSEEFGRYLKNQRLETNQIRKFLDAINRLKVKLTQAGENEDKAQLFRLVEPEIVLLKPKLAYAAARVDAAKPLSEVMAQVIDKVQSLDDFERLVQFIESIIAYHKAAGGK